A single window of Cyanobacterium sp. T60_A2020_053 DNA harbors:
- a CDS encoding alpha/beta fold hydrolase, with protein sequence MTLTVESIHDVPSLPGEYWLWRGEKIYYVKAGKTNPEKPPLLLVHGFGASTDHWRKNIHQLQEKYQVWAIDLLGFGRSAKPPWEYNGMLWQDQLNDFITEVITQPTILAGNSLGGYACLCAGAKGAGNVAGLILINSAGPFSDSRPKNPTFTQKLTRFILSQSWVTFFLFQRLKNKKNIRKTLEQVYLDHSAINDQLIEDIYRPSCDAGALQVFSSVFKNPEGDNIDDLLRQLSCPLLMLWGEKDPWMKTRERGARFKEFCPNLTEFYLEAGHCPHDEIPEKVNQLIDDWIKIKLPQHF encoded by the coding sequence ATGACATTAACTGTAGAATCTATCCATGATGTGCCGTCTTTACCCGGGGAGTATTGGCTATGGCGCGGAGAAAAAATATACTATGTCAAAGCTGGAAAGACTAATCCAGAGAAGCCACCATTATTATTAGTACATGGTTTTGGTGCTTCTACGGATCATTGGCGCAAAAATATTCATCAATTACAAGAAAAATATCAAGTTTGGGCTATTGATTTATTGGGGTTCGGGCGCTCGGCTAAACCGCCTTGGGAATACAATGGTATGTTATGGCAAGATCAGCTTAATGATTTCATTACGGAAGTAATCACTCAACCAACGATTTTAGCTGGTAATTCTTTGGGCGGTTATGCTTGTCTTTGTGCTGGGGCGAAGGGCGCTGGTAATGTGGCTGGTTTAATTTTAATTAATAGCGCTGGACCTTTTTCTGATAGTCGTCCGAAAAATCCTACTTTTACGCAAAAATTGACTCGTTTTATTTTAAGTCAATCTTGGGTTACTTTCTTTTTGTTTCAACGGTTAAAAAATAAAAAAAATATTCGTAAAACTCTTGAGCAAGTATATTTAGATCATTCTGCTATTAATGATCAGTTAATTGAAGACATTTATCGTCCTTCCTGTGATGCAGGGGCGCTACAAGTTTTTTCTTCTGTGTTTAAAAATCCTGAAGGTGATAATATTGATGATTTACTTAGACAGTTATCTTGTCCTTTATTGATGTTATGGGGAGAAAAAGACCCATGGATGAAAACTAGGGAGAGGGGCGCTAGATTTAAGGAATTTTGCCCAAATTTAACAGAATTTTACCTCGAAGCTGGTCATTGTCCCCATGATGAAATCCCAGAGAAGGTTAATCAATTAATTGATGATTGGATTAAAATTAAATTGCCACAGCATTTTTAA